From Hydractinia symbiolongicarpus strain clone_291-10 chromosome 11, HSymV2.1, whole genome shotgun sequence, the proteins below share one genomic window:
- the LOC130614182 gene encoding BDNF/NT-3 growth factors receptor-like, with protein MEQGDLNQYIRARSGSYHAVAGSYGNLPDGIDYNPPELSYYNLLLITSQVAEGVHYLSTKRFVHRDIASRNILVGKNLQVKISDFGLAHDIYGSDYYRVDSQKMLPLRWLSPEALTLGKFTIYSDIWAFGVTMWEIFTYGMQPFYGCTNEEVCQRIRCHKNLERPYCCPQKVYELMKLCWKFEPTQRKNCSHVFNIIKTWLDDQESFIGESWQRLLLPPLPDRRPTIKKAKLKYLNIRTEVTL; from the exons ATGGAGCAGGGTGATTTAAATCAATATATACGTGCGAGATCTGGATCTTATCATGCAGTTGCTGGTAGTTATGGCAACTTACCTGACGGCATTGATTATAATCCTCCTGAACTTTCCTATTATAACCTTCTGCTCATCACAAGTCAGGTTGCAGAAGGCGTGCATTATCTGTCGACGAAACGATTTGTTCATAGAGATATCGCATCACGAAATATACTTGTAGGTAAAAATTTACAGGTGAAGATATCGGATTTCGGGTTGGCTCATGATATTTATGGCTCGGACTACTACAG AGTTGACAGTCAAAAGATGCTTCCATTAAGATGGTTATCACCGGAAGCTTTAACTTTGGGTAAATTCACCATCTATTCAGATATTTGGGCGTTTGGCGTTACTATGTGGGAGATATTCACGTACGGAATGCAACCATTTTACGGGTGTACTAATGAAGAG GTCTGTCAGCGTATAAGGTGTCATAAAAATTTAGAACGACCTTACTGTTGCCCACAAAAGGTTTACGAACTTATGAAATTGTGTTGGAAATTTGAACCGACACAACGAAAAAATTGTTCACACGTGTTCAACATAATCAAGACATGGTTGGATGATCAAGAGTCGTTTATAGGAGAGTCATGGCAACGATTACTTTTGCCTCCATTACCCGATCGTCGGCCGACGATTAAAAAGGCAAAGTTAAAATACTTAAACATTCGAACTGAGGTGACATTATGA